The region AGGATAAATAGGATAATTGTGCATTTGCTTCTGAGTGTAAATGTGGACAAATGTGATGTAAATCTGAGTTAAATATCATGATTTGTCCTGGTCTAAACATGGACAAATGCGTTAAAGATAACATTTGTAAGGACAAATTCAGGACAAATGCTGAGCAAATAGTATCTTTGTCATGGACTAATCCAAAATTCTCTTCCCCTACACGGACCCTGGCCTGTTGTAAATTTGCAGAAAATTGccttttcaataaattatttcattattagGGCTGCGAATGCCTAATAATACACTGCATGATATGAAATATCAgaaatttcattgtttcagtACTATTTTAAAATCGAATTTACTTCGATTAACACAATCCTCTCGTGTCCAATAATCCCACGTCTGCAGTCCTGACTACATCAGCACACAAAAATGTACAGTAAATGATatatttatttaacaattcTCCTTTTctgtacaaacaaaaccattcctgttaaagaaacatttaataaataagtatATTTAATCAGCCTATTTACACTCATATACAATAAAACCTCAAAAATGGGGAAAGGCTACAAGCTAAGTTACATGTATATATGCTGGAAGTAATGCTGTTTGATAAAAAATGACAtggattttaatttaaattcttcttttgtttgcatgttaattagccctcgttgcctcattttcacttcaaaattcttttgtttttttatacttCTAGAGGAGGCAGAGAGAGCTacttaacatgcaaacaaaagaataatctattcaccgccattttggaataaggtgtattttgAGCTAGAAAATTAACTATGAAGCTatcaaaattcaaatgttttctgACATAATCACCACAGCAACTATAACTATTTTCCTCATACTGTTATTCActttaaagttttgaaactGATGCAACTGACAAAACATAAACctggttaaaacaaaaaaacaatcgGTCATGAGATAAGTTTATAAAACATGCTGTTTAACTTATGGTCCTTTCCGAAATACACCAGCAAGGGCCCAGGCTGGGGTATTCTTCGGATAAGAATGACGGGCCTCAGGAATGATGTCACCCTCCTGCCTCGGTACCATCATCCTTTTTGCTCGTTGACTCCTGGCCCTATCTGCCTTACGGTCCAGGCTCTGGAACTCACGATCTAACCCATCTGATCTCCACTCAAACTTGTGTCGCAATAGCTTTTCAAGTTTGGGGATTGATTCTTCATCTGAGTTGTCCGGTTCATACACACTCTCTTCTGGTGACATGTAATCTATGGTCAGGACCTCCTGtagtttcctctttttttcagcCGTGTATGAACTCTGCATGAGGGCTTCTTTGCGTGCCTTGAGTTTCTATGAGAAATGAGGAATGGCTATATTATGGCATCACTTCATTAAAAGTtcacaataatttgaaatgctctaataataattggaaACATTGTCAGTTGTCTGatataatgaaattaaactgACAGAACATACATGTACCtggtcaatgaaaacaattgaTATACTGGtacatatataaatatttatacCATAGCAGAGAGATTTCTTGCATGCATAATGTTTCTGCTTTTCCAAAACACAGGAAGagttactttaaaaaaaaaagcacctACTCAGGCACTGTTGTAAAATGTCAACAAAATGATTGGGGCAAAATTTTCTACACTATTGACAGCATGGAGAGgaaaaaagttattgtacATGTAAAAGCTGTCACATGCAGTGCATGTGTGTTTACATGCAATGTTTTTTGATCTAATACACCAGGAATTTATTGTTATGGTataatacaaatcaaccaCATTTTCCCATGGTCTGCACTACAAAAGTAGATCATAAAATGATGCCATTTACTGGGCTGTCCTCTAAGGGCTCCAGGGTGCCTCAGGTGactaacatttgaatttgGGCAAAGCAGATAAACTTACTTTCTTCATATAAGCCTTAATGTTGGGTGACTTGGATCTCATAGTTTGGAACCTTTGGGCTCCTTGTAATTTTTCTTAGAGCACAGCTTCAATAAATTAATGTCCAAAACTTTGTAGTGAAACCACAAGCCACAAGCCTGGAGCTCTTGGTTCCATTTGAGtttgaacattaattttatggtcTATAAGATGCAGATCATGTAGAAATGAGGTCGATTTGTTATGCATATAAATCATACACATATATCTATAATTATGTTATGGTTTACTTTTAtccttggtttcaattttatcttcCTCTGTTTCAAACTCATAGTCATACATTACAATATccaagaagaaaggaaaataaaatttaaactacAGATAAAATTGATCCACAACACATACATGCAAGTATTCATAGCAGTTTCctataataaacaataattaggTAAAAAACCTTTAAGACTTAATAGGATATCCTACAGGGTCATATAGGATGATAGAAAGACAAACAATTCACTTACATTATGGCCCCTTTGATTTCTCCGTGAAGAAACTACACTCTTGGTTTGTTTATCTATTACTTGTCCCTCAACTCTGATGCGTGTGGTTGCTCTCTTCTGTCTTgcttttaatgttttaaagtAAGCCTTTATTGCACCTAAGGAAGGGAAATTAAGCAAGTTACCATACTTATCATAAGACATATTAGACAATTTGAGGGGCATGGTGCACTATTCTTTACAATCTAGCTACTCCAACCGGCCATCTGgaacaaaaccttttttgtTAATTGCCCAATGATGTTGGTGAatgcaaaaaatggttttacaacaaacttgaaaactcgACAACGTTGCAAGTGGTTGTGGACTACAATCAACTATCACTGTAGTGGACATCCTTGGGACTACATGTAATAGCAGGAGTTATTTCCAGTCAAACCTCTTCTACTGGGGGACCCGAATTTTGGCCGTAATAGTGAATGTCTATAATAACGGGGTGTCAGCAAGGCAAGAGTTGGCTGTACTAAAAAagatgcctttgttttgattggttatttACGATATTAGGCAAAGGTTTGCACCTGAACCACTCAATTCATAGTCCAGCACATTACCATTACATGTAGGCCAGTACATGAATGTCTCTCAAGAGGTAGCATGAAGCAATCATTATTTTAAGTCAGAATGACCTTAAGCTTCAAGCAGTTTAGTTTGTTGTCTTACTTTGTTAACTACGTCCAGATACGGATACACAATGCAATTCTCACAAGAAATGGAGGACTCTTCTTCACAAGAATAGAGAAATATTAACCATTTTGAGTTACTTGCTTCATAAATTGTACAGGATTTTAGGGCAACTTTTAATTGTGATTACAACTGTGCATTATATTACAGCTCAACATTACAGTAATGAGTATAAGTTCTTTGAGATGATCATGAAAGATATCACAAGTTATAACTGAGTACTTACGTTCCAGTAATACAGGATTAGCTTCTTTAAAAGCCGCTGTTGCCCTCACTCCCCTCTCTATTGCTTCGCTTACTTCATTATTGGATTCAtcattaaaactgaaattcaaAAGGTAGTGGACATATTTCATATCTACACTTTTAAATCCTAAACcctaaataatattatttgtaatTAGGAGAAGTCCTTGTTTTAACACTGAAGGCCATGGGTTGTCTTTTTGACAGCCTGGGtgagacaaaaacaagaagatTAGCTAGCCTTATTTTATATTTGAATAGATTTAATTTTATGATCAGATTATCTTCAGGAATTCTGCTTAAAAAATCTATTTTCTGTtgctttgcaatttttttattctttaacaGCTACAGAAAAGGTCaactttctttctcaaatacataatttctattttaagtTACGCCATGGCCAACTGGCGCAGtctatatttttgtttgttttgctatttCACTTACCTGTTAGCAGGATTCAAAGTCCACTCAATTGGAGGATCTTTTTCCTTCAGCTTTTTCACAATTTGGTGGACACAGGCCtataattaatttataaaaATACAGCAGGTATTGGTTAATTGTAACAACAATTGAATAAGTTTAACAACACCTACAAACATAATTAATCAGGAAAGCCTTGAGTGACCCTTGGCCTGGTTGTCTAATGTTCTAACTTGCTTTAACATGTCTTCttgctttggtttctttttaacttgtttCTGGCAAATTTTTATCCACATGAGCAATATTGAAATCATGCAGGAAATCCTAAAATATACTTTTCAGTCTTGTCGAAACTATGAAGATGCAGCTGTAGTAAGCCATGTAAAAGTAAAGTAGCCTGTAGATCAAAAACATCATGACAGTCTAGACTAACATGCACAGTAGCaaaaatacatgtattttgGTCTTGCTTCCACTGCATACACGTAtgcattcaaatgaaagtttgCCAGggtgcttaccatttacaaAAACCATCCAGTTGGAAATTCAAGGCATAAATATGAAACAATTAAATGCGACGGGCCATATTCTCTGGAGCTTCCCACACAGAATGGCGCAATCCATTTGATTTTCCAACTGGAATTTCCGGTTTTCCCGTGTAAATGGTGAGTACCCCAGATCTCCCTTTTGTTTAGCCATGATAGGAGATCTGGGTTCAAGTCGACCAGAAAAAATCAGGTGGCCAAATCAGAGAAAATCCATGCTAATTCTGAGAGCTGAGAATTCTAGCTGAAAGATTTTCAGGCCTAAATAATCTTAAGCACTTTTCAGAAACGCATGACTGGCCAGAGTCAGTGTTGTTGGTGCTGACCAGAAAAGTGCGGACTCCGAGGATAAGAATTTCTATGTGGTGTTAGATTTCTCTGAAATTGCCAtgcaacttgaaaaataaGAGTACTTACCACCATGTCCTTGGGAAGGTTCTCTTCTCGCCTTGTATTTGCTCTTTGGTGATTAGCTAAATTGGCGGATTCTTTTAAAGAGTCTATCTTTTCAGTTAGCGTTGCGATCTGGCGTTGTAGCTGGAGGAACTGCCTCTCAGTGTCAACAGTGCAGGAAACTGGCGGGTTGATAGGTGTTGAACTAGGAATCCTGTATGATAGTCGAGAACTGGAACGACTATCTGGCGGCGAAATAGTTATTGAGGTTCCTTCTAAATCTGAACCACGACCTTCGTCAAACTGCAAATCGCGTCGTGTCCTGGCATGTCGATTTTCTGTTCGGTTTCTTTCCACCAAAACGCGTGGACGGTCTTGCCCTCGTGGGACAATCGTCTGTCAAAGTGCAAAACAAATAATCCACGCTATCAATTCGAAATCGAAATgattcaaatgtttctttcctctcaattttcaagtgaacgacTCAAAATCGCCTTAGGAATCGATTCTAAGAGTAAAGTGACAAGAACATCACAAGAACATTGAACTCACCGTGCGACGATCTTGCTGTCTCGGCGGCGTGTGCAACGAATCATCACTCCCAAAATTCTCAGAATTGTTCGAGCGGCTCATTTTAAACTTCAGCAAATAATTACTAGTCAGGTTCTAGAtaaacttgacgaaagacgtATTAATCTGCAATATGCAAATCCAAACGACCGAAAGCCTGTAAGACGTGTGATGTGACATCAACGAAAGTAACGCCACACTCCCGCTCATTATGCTAATGTCTatttcaatcatttcattGGTGGCAAAGCATCACATGATACATATGATGCGTCGTTTCCGTTTCTTGCTGCATCCAGGTTGAGCGTTTGGCtattgaaattgtttgaaagtaTTGTATCTTCGTTTTACCTCAACATgggaaagaaaaggtatttttgTCGCCACTGCAATGATTATGTAAGTCGAGGTACGCGATCAAATCATCTTAAAGAGCTCGCAGAGGCAAATGGAAGTTTTTATGACactgatgactctgaaagctTTGAAGCGTTTCCCTTGGAAAATGATGACAGTAATGGAAGTAACAATCGGCGCTGTTCTGATGGTAAGTGATTCTTGTGATAATAAATTAGCATAGTTAGTCGCGCGGCGACgaaggcaatttcagcaatttctgaaaatacaactgatattaatccttaattttacgaggatccattgcgattaATTGTTGAttacatagagggcaaaattactgaatttcttaaTGCTTAAAACTGTGGcaatcgttggtcgaggaccgaggacatcgttctcgtactcttttaatttgcttgcaagtttctttcattcccccactttttgaaaacgttctctCATCACTCCGAGctgttcttcgtgttttcatttacgCTCATGtcttttaattcttcgatatattcctcgaaacgagacgccattgttgcagaaaaacaacttctcgattgaataagctgttgctaggcaacctgaggaTTAATGGTGTGCGAGTAAAATTGCCCTCTTCACGAAGCAAAATTAGTATAaggcatgatttgtagtgatatttggcataaattcccaatgttctccttatcagacggtaaccggtaaaatttactgcctcaagcaacagttcttataataattaccgcctgcaacctcttgaaggtttgcTAAAACCATATgagttcttttgaaaaataccGCTCAgaaattgtcccttacctgctgagctaaaacttagggagaacactgaataccacgagtgatatttcaaaattgttttacataatttcacgaccCGTTAGGCGAATGAAATTtagggcaattttgaaatatcacgagtggtatttatgccaaatatcgtgtagaattcatgctattacttgtttatactacaacctgagaaattcagtcgtCTAAcaccatgtgtttattttcattgagttgttttgcttcataggcgagcaaattggttttgaagttgttgttttcggcccagctggtccagacattgagccaggtcgatgtacttttcccagtattttggttttccgaattttcttttagttcttgaatctcctgatttcaaaatctagaaatctttGTGCCATTTTTGCATAGCTCATACGTCAAGATTATTTGGGGATTtagggttaccatagtaactgtaatttttacatgtaggtatttcaaattaagctgaaatacctctgctttcagccaatcaaatggcagaaatttctcaggtagtggtataaagaaaaaatactctcttcattgaccaatcaccattcagtaattttgccctctatgtta is a window of Acropora palmata chromosome 11, jaAcrPala1.3, whole genome shotgun sequence DNA encoding:
- the LOC141898016 gene encoding uncharacterized protein LOC141898016, whose protein sequence is MSRSNNSENFGSDDSLHTPPRQQDRRTTIVPRGQDRPRVLVERNRTENRHARTRRDLQFDEGRGSDLEGTSITISPPDSRSSSRLSYRIPSSTPINPPVSCTVDTERQFLQLQRQIATLTEKIDSLKESANLANHQRANTRREENLPKDMVACVHQIVKKLKEKDPPIEWTLNPANSFNDESNNEVSEAIERGVRATAAFKEANPVLLERAIKAYFKTLKARQKRATTRIRVEGQVIDKQTKSVVSSRRNQRGHNKLKARKEALMQSSYTAEKKRKLQEVLTIDYMSPEESVYEPDNSDEESIPKLEKLLRHKFEWRSDGLDREFQSLDRKADRARSQRAKRMMVPRQEGDIIPEARHSYPKNTPAWALAGVFRKGP